From the Hyphomicrobium sp. ghe19 genome, one window contains:
- a CDS encoding NAD(P)/FAD-dependent oxidoreductase, with amino-acid sequence MQPIAVLGSGMAGFGACHALDGASVPAVCYDVNAVLGGHTRSFRYKSGFVFDEGGHISFTKNGHVADVLADSVEGKFEERTFKIDNYWQGYRIKHPVQCNLRGLPPDFVTKAIADFVAVQNVEPKPGATYAEWLLATYGKTIAETFPLVYGHKYHTVTMDQLTTDWVGPRMYRPSLEEVLRGALGGMEVAGAHYVDKFRYPTTGGFQSYLDPMAKRFQLKVNHRLVNLDPKQKTLRFENGTVVGYDQVISSIPLPDLIPLIEGAPQDVLDAAGKLAFTRTVLVNLGIDRADLSETGVTYFYDTDIKFSRVNLPHMFSDNNAPPGCGTIQAEYYFSDKYKPFTGDPQDLIEPAIADLRRCGFIRDSDTIMLKDAAIIPYGNVIFDLDRRKAIATVHGYLDDIGVIYCGRYGDWDHAWTDQAFLSGERAAEKALGGLRTSPDPVGARASNA; translated from the coding sequence GTGCAACCCATTGCTGTGCTCGGAAGTGGTATGGCAGGTTTCGGCGCATGTCATGCGCTTGATGGGGCCTCCGTTCCTGCAGTCTGCTACGATGTGAATGCTGTTCTCGGCGGTCACACGAGGTCGTTTCGATATAAGAGCGGATTTGTCTTCGACGAGGGAGGACATATCTCTTTCACCAAGAACGGCCACGTGGCGGATGTCCTTGCAGACAGCGTCGAAGGCAAGTTCGAAGAGCGAACCTTCAAGATCGACAATTACTGGCAGGGTTACCGTATAAAGCATCCCGTCCAATGCAACTTGCGTGGGCTCCCTCCGGATTTCGTCACCAAGGCCATCGCAGACTTCGTCGCGGTCCAGAACGTCGAGCCGAAGCCCGGCGCCACATATGCGGAATGGCTGCTCGCGACATACGGGAAGACGATCGCCGAGACGTTCCCGCTCGTCTACGGCCACAAATATCACACCGTCACGATGGATCAGCTGACGACCGACTGGGTCGGTCCGCGCATGTACCGTCCGAGCCTGGAGGAGGTTCTGCGCGGCGCTCTCGGCGGCATGGAAGTCGCCGGTGCCCACTACGTCGACAAATTTCGCTACCCGACGACGGGCGGCTTCCAAAGCTACCTCGACCCGATGGCTAAGCGATTTCAGCTCAAGGTCAATCACCGGCTGGTCAATCTCGACCCGAAGCAGAAAACGCTGCGTTTCGAAAACGGAACCGTGGTTGGCTACGACCAGGTCATCTCATCGATCCCGCTGCCCGATCTGATCCCGCTGATCGAAGGCGCGCCTCAAGACGTGCTGGACGCAGCCGGCAAGCTCGCATTCACGCGAACGGTGCTGGTCAATCTGGGCATCGATCGTGCCGACCTTTCGGAAACGGGGGTTACCTATTTCTACGACACCGACATCAAGTTCTCGCGCGTGAACCTGCCCCACATGTTTTCGGATAACAACGCGCCACCGGGTTGCGGGACGATCCAGGCGGAATACTACTTCTCGGACAAGTACAAGCCGTTCACGGGCGACCCGCAGGATCTGATCGAACCGGCGATTGCCGACCTGCGCCGCTGCGGCTTCATTCGTGACAGCGACACTATCATGCTGAAGGACGCCGCCATCATTCCGTACGGGAATGTCATTTTCGATCTTGATCGTCGGAAAGCGATCGCGACCGTGCACGGTTATCTAGACGACATAGGGGTTATCTATTGTGGCCGCTACGGAGATTGGGATCATGCCTGGACAGATCAGGCGTTCCTGAGTGGAGAGCGGGCGGCCGAGAAGGCGCTCGGCGGTCTGCGAACCTCCCCTGATCCGGTTGGCGCGCGCGCTTCCAATGCCTGA
- a CDS encoding NAD(P)/FAD-dependent oxidoreductase, with product MPVEVETVVIGSGVVGLAIAAELASLGQDVLVLERHHTFGTETSSRNSEVIHAGIYYPEGSLRAKLCVEGRERLYAFAEDYKVPVNRCGKLLVATSEAEIAQLAVIEERAARNGVHDLTRLTAAEVQRLEPDIRCVAATLSPSTGVIDSHLFMAALETRLLDAGGQIAFNSEVAGVKLTTESEFQLSILSAGEVSELSCARLINAAGLSATRVGRMLQPAKSEYVVPSLYPAKGHYFALSARAPFKHLIYPMPTPDALGIHLTLDISGGARFGPDIFWQDDIDYAFVDADARREIFAKEIKRYWPGLPEGALVPAYTGIRPKIYSNGMPPADFAIHGEQQHGIRGFVGLYGIESPGLTSSLAIGANVARLLA from the coding sequence ATGCCAGTCGAAGTCGAAACGGTGGTCATCGGATCCGGCGTCGTCGGTCTCGCCATCGCGGCCGAACTCGCGAGCCTCGGACAGGACGTTCTTGTCCTCGAACGGCACCACACATTCGGCACCGAGACGTCTTCGAGAAATTCCGAGGTGATTCACGCTGGAATTTATTATCCGGAAGGGTCGCTGCGAGCCAAGCTCTGCGTCGAGGGCCGCGAACGCCTCTACGCATTCGCCGAAGACTACAAGGTGCCGGTCAACCGTTGCGGCAAGCTTCTCGTCGCAACGAGCGAAGCGGAGATCGCACAGCTCGCAGTCATCGAGGAAAGGGCGGCGCGCAACGGTGTGCACGATCTCACCCGTTTGACGGCAGCGGAAGTCCAACGGCTCGAACCTGATATTCGGTGCGTCGCCGCGACCTTGTCACCGTCGACCGGGGTAATCGATAGCCACCTGTTCATGGCAGCGCTCGAAACCCGGCTTCTCGACGCCGGAGGCCAAATCGCCTTCAACTCCGAAGTCGCCGGCGTAAAGCTGACGACCGAGAGCGAATTCCAGCTGTCCATCCTATCGGCGGGCGAGGTCTCCGAACTCTCGTGTGCTCGCCTCATCAATGCCGCCGGATTAAGCGCAACGCGCGTCGGACGAATGCTCCAGCCCGCAAAGTCCGAATACGTGGTGCCGAGCCTCTATCCGGCAAAAGGCCATTACTTCGCACTGTCGGCGCGGGCGCCCTTCAAGCACCTCATTTATCCGATGCCGACGCCTGACGCGCTCGGCATCCACTTGACGCTCGATATATCGGGCGGGGCACGATTTGGGCCCGACATATTTTGGCAGGACGACATTGATTACGCGTTTGTCGACGCGGACGCGCGGCGCGAGATTTTCGCGAAAGAGATAAAGCGGTATTGGCCGGGGCTCCCCGAAGGCGCGCTCGTCCCCGCCTATACCGGAATCCGTCCGAAGATTTATTCGAATGGCATGCCGCCCGCCGACTTTGCGATCCACGGCGAACAGCAGCACGGAATTCGGGGCTTTGTGGGACTATACGGCATCGAAAGCCCGGGGCTCACGTCGTCGCTGGCGATTGGGGCCAACGTGGCCCGCCTCCTCGCTTGA
- a CDS encoding glycosyltransferase family 2 protein: MRGLISRLTRQLRGWPDPSVTACLIIKDEGRYLPEWIAHYLALGFDRIVVYDNDSGPDTLAVERICSQQDARITVIPWPDVPSRFSQITAYEDALARCATDWIAFFDTDEFLVLKKHASIQSYLKCAPVDAGAVCINWVIFGSSGEARYRPELVARRFRRCSLTASINQHVKSIVRKAGAKRMSHCHSPKLRKRFRFVDGELKPITLEQRAFNANYTYETAQLNHYVLRSREEYQWKVERGSPEPQEGGFKYRKFADPEAFWTQHDFNDSDDDRSIDVWVDRASELRSKFDRALGEQTPAIEVRAISISP, translated from the coding sequence ATGAGGGGGTTGATTTCCCGCTTAACTCGGCAGCTTCGCGGCTGGCCAGATCCGAGCGTCACGGCTTGCCTGATCATCAAGGACGAAGGCCGGTATCTGCCCGAATGGATCGCTCACTACCTCGCGCTCGGGTTCGATCGCATCGTCGTCTATGACAATGATTCCGGACCCGACACGCTGGCCGTCGAACGCATCTGCAGCCAGCAAGACGCGCGGATCACCGTCATCCCCTGGCCCGACGTTCCGTCGCGATTCTCACAAATAACGGCTTACGAAGATGCGCTCGCGCGCTGCGCGACCGATTGGATCGCATTCTTCGACACAGACGAATTCCTCGTTCTCAAAAAGCACGCCTCGATCCAAAGCTATCTCAAATGCGCGCCGGTCGATGCCGGTGCCGTCTGCATCAACTGGGTCATATTCGGCTCCAGCGGAGAAGCTCGTTATCGGCCCGAGTTGGTCGCTCGACGGTTCCGCCGATGCTCACTAACGGCGAGCATCAATCAACATGTCAAAAGTATCGTGCGAAAGGCGGGCGCAAAGCGCATGTCCCATTGTCACTCGCCCAAATTGAGGAAACGCTTCAGATTCGTTGATGGCGAGCTGAAACCCATCACGCTCGAACAGCGCGCTTTCAACGCGAACTACACATATGAAACGGCGCAGCTCAATCATTATGTCTTGAGATCGCGGGAAGAGTATCAGTGGAAGGTGGAACGCGGGAGTCCCGAACCCCAAGAGGGAGGATTCAAGTATCGGAAATTCGCCGATCCTGAAGCCTTCTGGACGCAGCACGATTTCAACGACAGCGACGACGACCGATCGATCGATGTCTGGGTCGACAGGGCGAGCGAACTCAGGTCAAAGTTCGACAGGGCGCTCGGCGAGCAGACACCTGCTATTGAAGTGCGCGCTATTTCGATTTCCCCCTAG
- a CDS encoding acyltransferase, giving the protein MIDVLRGFAATFVVVYHVMHYFPLPGAPAGGPRWVQYGWTGVDLFFVISGFVISLSAFRGIDRLGSTGFRMDFARQRLARIAPLYYLTGFIFAVTLVPALFFETNAWMNWLAHALFAHNLFPKFHGSIDGANWSVGTEMQFYLLILLAAPWLRSAKSITIVIIFIAISWAWRLTSYFYFAPEVSPASFGMFFFQTQLPGMLDEFAIGILVAKLIRSPSDSASQHLAMGALLLAVSIVGIAAVTLAANPLVHYLFFRTFLASGFGALLLLACHLSGTILMAASLPFRYIGKISYGIYLWHLVVLVPMMQFKWLTADRALPVILGSTALLAAVSWHFFERPFLMRYGRRSYQTEPLTEPKTDPLSDERELPSPGLGFKAPAAN; this is encoded by the coding sequence ATGATCGATGTCCTACGTGGTTTCGCCGCGACCTTCGTCGTGGTCTATCACGTGATGCACTATTTTCCGCTTCCCGGCGCGCCGGCGGGCGGCCCGCGATGGGTCCAGTACGGCTGGACGGGCGTCGACCTCTTCTTCGTCATCTCGGGATTTGTCATCAGCCTTTCGGCTTTCCGAGGCATCGATCGACTTGGATCGACCGGATTCCGAATGGACTTCGCCCGTCAGCGGCTCGCGAGAATAGCGCCGCTTTACTATCTGACCGGGTTTATTTTCGCCGTGACGCTCGTGCCGGCATTGTTCTTCGAAACCAACGCATGGATGAACTGGCTGGCGCACGCCTTGTTCGCGCACAACCTCTTCCCGAAATTCCATGGATCGATTGACGGCGCAAACTGGTCTGTCGGCACAGAGATGCAATTCTACCTGCTTATTCTCTTGGCGGCGCCGTGGCTTCGCAGTGCCAAGTCAATCACAATCGTGATTATCTTTATCGCCATATCGTGGGCATGGCGGCTGACTTCGTACTTCTATTTCGCACCGGAGGTTTCACCTGCCTCATTCGGAATGTTCTTCTTCCAAACGCAGTTGCCGGGCATGCTCGATGAATTCGCCATCGGCATATTGGTCGCCAAGCTCATCCGGTCACCGTCAGATAGCGCTTCGCAACATTTAGCGATGGGGGCGCTGCTCCTTGCCGTCAGTATCGTGGGCATCGCAGCGGTGACGCTGGCAGCAAATCCGCTTGTCCATTACCTCTTCTTCCGAACGTTCCTTGCGAGCGGGTTCGGCGCTCTTTTGCTACTCGCGTGTCATCTTTCGGGAACGATCCTCATGGCGGCGTCGCTTCCCTTTCGATACATCGGCAAGATCTCCTACGGCATTTACCTCTGGCACTTGGTCGTGCTGGTACCGATGATGCAGTTCAAATGGCTGACAGCCGATCGCGCACTTCCCGTGATCCTCGGAAGCACGGCGCTTCTTGCGGCGGTCTCATGGCACTTCTTCGAAAGGCCATTCCTGATGCGATACGGCCGCCGCTCTTACCAGACGGAACCACTCACCGAGCCGAAAACGGACCCGCTTAGTGATGAACGCGAGTTGCCATCCCCTGGCTTGGGATTCAAAGCTCCGGCGGCAAATTGA
- a CDS encoding NAD-dependent epimerase yields the protein MKFLVTGVAGFIGYHTAARLLDRGDEVVGVDNVNSYYDPALKKARLAKLGGREGFSFQHLDIADRAPMHELFRVQRFDKVIHLAAQAGVRYGSENPSAYIDSNIVGTENVLEGCRHNGVKHLVFASSSSVYGANTKLPFSTHDNVDHPLSLYAATKKANELAAHAYAHLYRLPVTGLRFFTVYGPFGRPDMAYFSFTRKILAGEPIDVFNNGHHARDFTYIDDIVEGLVRTVDRIAEPDPNWNAARPDPASSNAPFRLYNIGNNNSIGLMDFIAAIEKATGREAKKVFLPMQPGDVAKTYADIDDLARDVGFRPSTPLAEGIGRFVEWYRSYYGV from the coding sequence ATGAAGTTTCTGGTCACTGGCGTTGCCGGCTTCATCGGCTATCACACGGCGGCCCGTCTGCTGGACCGCGGCGACGAAGTCGTCGGCGTCGACAACGTCAACAGCTACTACGATCCGGCTCTCAAGAAAGCGCGGCTGGCGAAGCTCGGGGGCCGAGAGGGCTTTTCGTTCCAGCATCTCGATATCGCCGATCGAGCGCCGATGCATGAGCTGTTCAGGGTGCAGCGGTTCGACAAGGTCATTCACCTCGCGGCGCAGGCCGGCGTTCGCTACGGCAGCGAAAACCCGAGCGCGTATATCGATTCCAATATCGTCGGCACAGAGAACGTTCTCGAAGGATGCCGCCACAACGGCGTCAAGCATCTCGTGTTCGCGTCATCGAGCTCGGTCTATGGCGCCAATACCAAGCTGCCGTTCAGCACGCACGATAACGTCGATCATCCTCTGAGCCTCTACGCCGCGACGAAAAAAGCCAATGAGCTCGCCGCGCACGCGTATGCTCATCTCTACCGACTTCCCGTCACGGGCCTTCGCTTCTTCACGGTCTACGGGCCGTTCGGGCGGCCAGACATGGCGTATTTCTCGTTCACGCGGAAAATTCTCGCGGGCGAGCCGATCGACGTTTTCAACAATGGCCATCATGCACGCGATTTCACGTATATCGACGACATCGTGGAAGGCCTCGTTCGGACAGTCGATCGGATTGCCGAGCCCGATCCGAATTGGAATGCCGCCCGGCCCGATCCCGCCAGCTCGAACGCGCCCTTCCGGCTCTACAATATCGGCAACAACAATTCGATCGGACTGATGGATTTCATCGCTGCGATCGAAAAGGCGACAGGTCGCGAGGCGAAGAAAGTCTTTCTGCCGATGCAGCCCGGCGACGTCGCAAAGACATACGCCGACATCGACGATCTCGCGCGCGATGTCGGCTTCCGGCCCTCGACACCACTTGCCGAGGGCATCGGCCGTTTCGTCGAGTGGTATCGATCGTACTACGGCGTGTGA